A window of Cryptomeria japonica chromosome 3, Sugi_1.0, whole genome shotgun sequence contains these coding sequences:
- the LOC131874475 gene encoding transcription factor MYB4-like, with protein MGRSPCCDKMEMKKGPWTPDEDKILAKYIQKNGHESWRALPRKAGLLRCGKSCRLRWTNYLRPDIKRGRFQPEEERTILQLHAILGNRWSTIASQLPGRTDNEISRHLLIFS; from the exons ATGGGTAGATCCCCTTGCTGTGATAAAATGGAGATGAAAAAGGGCCCCTGGACACCCGACGAGGATAAGATTCTTGCTAAGTATATTCAGAAAAATGGCCATGAAAGCTGGCGAGCTCTTCCCAGAAAGGCTG GGCTACTTCGATGTGGGAAGAGTTGCCGCCTACGTTGGACTAATTATCTGAGACCCGATATTAAGCGAGGCCGATTTCAACCAGAAGAAGAAAGAACTATTCTCCAGTTGCATGCAATTCTAGGCAACAG GTGGTCCACGATTGCTTCCCAACTGCCAGGGAGAACTGATAATGAGATTTCAAGGCACCTACTGATATTTTCTTGA